The Dreissena polymorpha isolate Duluth1 chromosome 10, UMN_Dpol_1.0, whole genome shotgun sequence genome includes a region encoding these proteins:
- the LOC127847004 gene encoding uncharacterized protein LOC127847004, producing the protein MPRKRKRGSLTVKRKYHYITSEQPKEENHVASEPLVKIKATTDTSTQSESENVQVTSDHSYAIDEDSTYELDSFQETNIDKPEADVMECSSGLLEMEVETTTFSDFAVELKLQSISSQFVVKESEQSIQMLQLYANDSLTAIKLSVEIKSDFTCSVYVHRKCIPRSHQIWTGLPQHINRVAYVLVLLERLLKFDVCIGNPEVEFSNLVPIGSGLSSNNSPEIVAYREGDFNATHASGERYNSTIRSVKCDMLSTSKKCTACKKYFYLLQSRKNRVESRLNSCRKYSHTNFKHRDMTKQELNMKLNEQKHEIKNLQTELWKQRREFDKIITANRISVEGSEHHELKDLMASCETEFEKSFPISTSRQRLFWEQQMSFAKKKDSRGMRWHPMIIRWCLYLRQKSETAYDVLRETGFVNLPSTRTLFDYSHFLKSEMGHQADVLGLLKEEAVKRHLYDTEWRNYVGLLFDEIKIKEDLVYDKHTGQLIGYCNLGDVANEMMQFSETKNETKKELAKYMLVVMLRSLSCNWCFPLFGFATTGITADFLYPILWKTVALLQLSQINLHVLFFTCDGASPNRRFFNMHRVGIESVVYKTENPHNSDQNIYFISDVPHLLKTVRNNFSNSHAHKKSRMLWRNDKDISWMHLVRLFEEHCEMNLYSPCPKLSRKHIDLLSFNYMKVSLAAQVLSDSVALALEELYGPEVSETVQFMKLFNKFFDCLNVRSLFEGRNKRNDNLLPYTSVDDERLNFLTKDFLGYINKWEESIQSRPGIFNDSQRAKMILSHQTLDGLKISVNSITECVKFMLSKGANFVLTHNFNQDPLEQHFGHYRHKAGSNNNPTVYEVRNVMTTMRTVDSLAVPVKQGNIKRGAVDKENIDHSKLKRRK; encoded by the coding sequence aTGCCTAGAAAACGCAAAAGAGGATCCCTTACGGTGAAACGCAAGTACCACTACATAACATCTGAACAGCCAAAGGAAGAAAACCATGTTGCCAGTGAACCCCTGGTGAAAATTAAAGCTACAACAGATACTTCTACCCAGtcagaaagtgaaaatgtgcaggtcacaagtgatcatagttaTGCTATTGATGAAGACTCCACATATGAGCTTGACTCCTTCCAGGAGACAAACATTGATAAGCCTGAAGCTGATGTGATGGAATGTAGTTCAGGGCTTCTAGAAATGGAGGTGGAGACGACAACCTTCTCAGACTTTGCTGTGGAACTTAAACTGCAAAGTATTTCATCTCAGTTCGTTGTAAAGGAATCAGAGCAATCaattcaaatgttacagttgtacgCAAATGACAGTCTGACAGCAATCAAGCTATCTGTTGAAATTAAGAGTGATTTTACATGCTCTGTCTATGTGCATCGGAAATGCATTCCGAGATCTCACCAAATATGGACTGGACTGCCACAACATATCAATCGCGTTGCTTATGTTCTGGTGTTATTGGAAAGACTGTTAAAAtttgatgtctgcataggaaatcctgaggtggaattttcaaATTTAGTTCCCATTGGATCAGGGTTGTCCAGCAACAACTCCCCAGAAATTGTGGCGTACAGGGAAGGGGACTTCAACGCAACACATGCCAGTGGAGAGAGATATAATTCCACTATTAGATCTGTGAAATGTGACATGCTGTCCACATCAAAAAAGTGTACAGCCTGCAAAAAGTACTTTTACTTATTACAAAGCAGGAAAAATAGGGTTGAAAGCAGACTAAATTCGTGCCGAAAATACAGCcacacaaactttaaacatagAGACATGACTAAACAGGAACTTAATATGAAATTAAACGAGcagaaacatgaaataaaaaatttacaaacagAGTTGTGGAAACAAAGGAGGGAATTTGATAAGATCATCACAGCAAATAGGATCAGTGTTGAAGGCAGTGAACATCATGAACTGAAAGACCTGATGGCAAGTTGTGAGACAGAATTTGAAAAATCGTTCCCGATTTCTACCAGCCGACAGCGTCTGTTTTGGGAACAGCAGATGTCTTTTGCCAAAAAGAAAGACAGTCGAGGGATGCGCTGGCACCCCATGATCATTCGTTGGTGTCTCTACCTTCGACAAAAGTCAGAAACAGCGTATGATGTTCTTCGCGAAACTGGATTTGTAAATTTGCCATCAACAAGGACATTATTTGACTATTCGCACTTCCTTAAGAGTGAAATGGGTCACCAGGCAGATGTTCTAGGTTTGTTGAAGGAGGAAGCTGTGAAGAGACACCTGTATGACACAGAGTGGAGGAATTATGTCGGTCTTCTCTTTGATGAGATAAAAATTAAAGAAGATTTAGTGTACGACAAACACACTGGACAGCTCATCGGATACTGCAATCTAGGCGATGTTGCCAATGAAATGATGCAATTCAGCGAAACAAAGAATGAAACTAAAAAAGAACTAGCAAAATACATGTTGGTTGTGATGCTGCGAAGTTTGTCTTGCAACTGGTGTTTTCCGTTGTTTGGTTTTGCAACGACAGGCATAACAGCCGATTTTTTGTACCCCATTCTGTGGAAGACAGTAGCGTTACTACAATTATCCCAAATTAATTTACATGTCTTGTTCTTCACTTGTGACGGTGCATCACCAAATAGACGGTTTTTCAACATGCATCGAGTGGGTATTGAATCTGTGGTATACAAGACCGAAAATCCACACAACAGTGACCAGAACATTTACTTTATATCAGATGTTCCACATCTTCTGAAGACTGTGAGGAACAATTTTAGTAACTCACATGCCCACAAAAAATCAAGAATGCTGTGGAGGAATGATAAAGACATTTCATGGATGCACCTAGTTCGTTTATTTGAGGAACATTGCGAGATGAACTTGTACTCTCCCTGCCCAAAGTTGTCGCGAAAACACATTGATCTGCTTTCCTTCAACTACATGAAGGTCAGTTTAGCTGCACAGGTTCTGAGCGACTCTGTAGCTCTTGCCCTTGAGGAGTTGTACGGTCCAGAGGTCTCAGAAACTGTGCAGTTCATGAAACTATTCAACAAATTTTTTGACTGTCTAAATGTTAGGAGTTTGTTTGAAGGGAGAAATAAACGCAATGACAATTTACTGCCTTACACTAGTGTGGATGATGAACGCTTGAACTTCCTGACTAAAGATTTTCTTGGTTACATCAATAAGTGGGAGGAGAGCATTCAAAGTAGACCAGGAATTTTCAATGATTCCCAGCGGGCCAAGATGATTTTAAGCCACCAGACTCTCGATGGACTTAAAATATCTGTAAATTCCATCACCGAGTGTGTGAAGTTTATGTTAAGCAAGGGTGCTAATTTTGTATTGACCCATAATTTCAATCAGGATCCTCTTGAGCAACATTTCGGTCACTATAGACATAAAGCGGGATCAAATAATAACCCAACTGTCTATGAGGTCAGAAATGTGATGACAACAATGAGAACTGTCGACTCTTTGGCTGTACCAGTAAAGCAGGGAAACATTAAAAGGGGTGCGGTCGACAAAGAAAACATAGACCATTCCAAGTTAAAAAGACGAAAGTAA